actcaaacattttcgagtattgacttgcttagtagacaaattcacatttttacgagtattacaaaaaactgtacatagaaaaaaattcttacttgaaaatttgccttcagacataaaaaaaagaagcaatgccttataaaataactataattaaaaaagaaaaacaaaattcataaattttcgagcattggcttgcgtaggtataaatattttcatttgtatgataaaaactatgcatagaaagcaagcaataacattttcaaaatttgccttcaaagtaaattatcacattatctttctacctaaaataaaaaaaaaatcgtggaaatcgataggtacgtaattactagattgaattaaaattcatttatatctcttttaaatattttgtggtcctgaaaaggaccgttgaatattttttttaacctcgatgatttaagcacgttcgccacggatgcgtctggccaattgaatgtcttttggcataattgtgacacgtttggcatggatggcgcacaaatttgtgtcttcaaacaggccaaccaaataagcttcacttgcttcttgaagcgccataacagctgagctctggaaacgcaaatctgttttgaaatcttgagcaatttcacgaactaaacgttggaaaggcaatttacgaattaacaattcggtgcttttctgataacgacgaatctcacgaagagccactgttccaggacgataacgatgtggtttctttacacctcctgttgctggagcacttttacgagctgcctttgttgccagttgcttacgtggggcttttccaccagtcgatttacgggcagtttgctttgtacgagccatgatttcactttttttcacttcactaataaacacaacacttttgttcacaatttttttagaaaaatcgaatgtagatttctgtttaagtcattaaattggctattcatgtttccgttcgactgtttttttcattttcgttgtcgatttatttggccaatcaaaattaagaattgttatgaaaaataagtataaatacttgtggtatttcgagcgaagagccacagtttaacagtgactcttgtgcagtgcagttctctagttcagtttaagtgtttttttaattaaataaataaaaatgacattttatattattgttttttaaatattttttacaaaagaaaaaacacaagagagctcactatttcactgttcactgtatcactgcacactgtagaatgacaaaattttcgaactgtgcgctgtcttttatctaaattttcgtatgctcgcacacagaaaaaagagggttgtggccttagaaagccgttgtggaaagagacaatataattcgtgagtttttcagaaaaattcacagttctcgttcagtcgtcattgtgtgcagttcgttaatagtgaaagtgaagtgaattataaaaataaaatgccgccaaaaactagtg
This window of the Eupeodes corollae chromosome 3, idEupCoro1.1, whole genome shotgun sequence genome carries:
- the LOC129950585 gene encoding histone H3-like — translated: MARTKQTARKSTGGKAPRKQLATKAARKSAPATGGVKKPHRYRPGTVALREIRRYQKSTELLIRKLPFQRLVREIAQDFKTDLRFQSSAVMALQEASEAYLVGLFEDTNLCAIHAKRVTIMPKDIQLARRIRGMARTKQTARKSTGGKAPRKQLATKAARKSAPATGGVKKPHRYRPGTVALREIRRYQKSTELLIRKLPFQRLVREIAQDFKTDLRFQSSAVMALQEASEAYLVGLFEDTNLCAIHAKRVTIMPKDIQLARRIRGERA